From Arachis stenosperma cultivar V10309 chromosome 2, arast.V10309.gnm1.PFL2, whole genome shotgun sequence, one genomic window encodes:
- the LOC130961656 gene encoding glutathione S-transferase L3-like gives MATAALKEILPPSLTSVSEQPPLFDGTTRLYTSYTCPFAQRVWITRNYKGLQEKIKLVAIDLGDRPAWYKEKVYPENKVPSLEHNGKVIGESLDLIKYVDANFEGPSLVPSDPAKKEFGEKLVSEVDSVTRELYSALKGDAIQQTSSVFDSLENALGKFDDGPFFLGQFSWVDIAYIPFIERFQVVLADVFKHDITEGRPKLRAWIEEVNKIDAYAQTRTDPKEIVELFKKRFLPQQ, from the exons ATGGCAACTGC TGCTCTGAAAGAGATTCTTCCACCGTCTTTGACTTCAGTATCCGAACAACCTCCTCTTTTTGATGGAACCACCAG GTTGTACACCAGTTATACTTGTCCCTTTGCACAACGTgtatggatcactagaaactaCAAG GGACTACAAGAGAAGATCAAATTGGTTGCTATTGACCTTGGGGACAGGCCTGCTTGGTACAAGGAGAAAGTTTACCCTGAAAATAAG GTGCCATCATTGGAGCACAACGGTAAGGTCATTGGAGAAAGCCTTGATTTGATCAAATACGTAGATGCAAACTTCGAAGGCCCCTCTCTGGTTCCCAGT GATCCTGCAAAGAAGGAGTTTGGTGAGAAGCTGGTGTCTGAAGTTGATTCAGTCACCAGAGAGTTGTACTCTGCCTTGAAAGGGGATGCTATACAACAAACAA GTTCTGTTTTTGATTCCTTGGAGAATGCTCTTGGTAAATTTGATGACGGTCCATTCTTTCTTGGTCAATTCAGTTGG GTGGATATTGCTTATATCCCATTTATTGAAAGATTCCAAGTTGTCCTTGCTGACGTGTTCAAGCATGACATCACTGAAGGAAGACCTAAACTTAGAGCTTGGATTGAG GAGGTAAACAAGATTGATGCTTATGCACAAACAAGGACTGATCCAAAGGAAATAGTTGAGCTTTTCAAGAAACGTTTCTTG CCTCAGCAGTGA